A genomic segment from Triticum dicoccoides isolate Atlit2015 ecotype Zavitan chromosome 1A, WEW_v2.0, whole genome shotgun sequence encodes:
- the LOC119274552 gene encoding uncharacterized protein LOC119274552 — protein sequence MACEPSSPPPLPKKQKSPAAAPTTICALGDDLLREIFLRLPSLPTLVRAALTSRASLGAVRSSPAFRRRFRELHSAPLLGVFLDVLESDTPAFRPLRLHSDPDLAAAVRGGDFLLTRLPDEIDGVAPEWVIQGCHDGRVVLVSYSTGHMAVYDPLARALDLFPRPPGEICEDMYVEYHVLPSDEDRGPFRVICVCHEACGAQAAVLSSETGEWQIFPFLEAAAMQPALQPGDDNEKCSGNGTLVNGCIYWTDGSRALARVLNTSTVQFSRIDLPPHIEGQGAFTAGETKDGRLCIISTVKLTLVVWFRRTDDDGVERWTQHKTFPLEQDIHAHDHCFDNDHIALKVLAIVNGFVYLSTYCEPDRDFPGLFLSFCLETAKLNKLCTIIYPESLYPYIMAWPPSLLLNEPPETTEATCAQCAASFIRTQKKEHLYKFFDAT from the exons ATGGCATGcgagccgtcgtcgccgccgccgctcccgaaGAAGCAGAAATCGCCAGCGGCCGCTCCGACCACCATATGCGCCCTCGGCGACGACCTGCTGCGGGAGATATTCCTCCGCCTGCCGTCCCTCCCCACCCTCGTCCGCGCCGCCCTCACCAGCCGGGCCTCTCTCGGCGCCGTCCGCTCATCCCCCGCCTTCCGCCGCCGCTTCCGTGAGCTCCACTCGGCCCCGCTCCTCGGCGTGTTCCTCGACGTCTTAGAGTCCGACACGCCCGCTTTCCGCCCGCTCCGCCTGCACTCCGACCCGGACCTTGCCGCAGCCGTCCGCGGCGGCGATTTCCTCCTCACCCGCCTCCCCGACGAGATCGACGGCGTCGCCCCCGAGTGGGTAATCCAGGGCTGCCACGACGGGCGCGTCGTCCTCGTCAGCTACAGCACCGGGCACATGGCCGTCTACGACCCCCTCGCACGAGCCCTGGATCTCTTCCCCAGGCCGCCCGGCGAGATCTGCGAAGACATGTACGTCGAGTACCACGTCCTCCCCTCCGACGAAGACCGCGGCCCGTTCCGCGTCATCTGCGTCTGCCACGAAGCTTGCGGGGCGCAAGCCGCCGTCCTCTCATCAGAGACCGGGGAGTGGCAGATCTTCCCGTTTCTGGAGGCCGCAGCCATGCAGCCTGCCTTGCAGCCTGGGGACGACAACGAGAAGTGCTCTGGCAACGGGACGCTGGTGAATGGGTGTATCTATTGGACAGACGGGAGCCGAGCCCTTGCCCGCGTGCTGAACACCTCGACAGTGCAGTTCTCCCGAATCGACCTGCCTCCGCACATCGAAGGGCAAGGAGCGTTCACGGCTGGCGAGACCAAGGACGGGAGGCTCTGCATCATCAGCACTGTCAAGCTCACACTTGTTGTTTGGTTCCGGAGAACCGACGATGATGGTGTCGAGAGATGGACACAGCACAAGACATTTCCGTTAGAGCAGGACATCCATGCGCACGATCACTGTTTCGACAATGATCATATCGCGCTGAAGGTTCTGGCGATCGTCAATGGCTTTGTGTACTTGTCTACTTACTGTGAGCCGGATCGCGATTTCCCTGGTTTGTTCCTGTCCTTCTGCCTAGAAACAGCAAAGCTGAATAAGCTCTGCACCATCATTTACCCTGAAAGTTTGTATCCCTACATCATGGCGTGGCCTCCTTCTCTGCTGCTCAACGAG cCACCAGAAACTACTGAAGCGACATGTGCTCAGTGCGCTGCATCATTCATACGCACACAGAAAAAGGAACATCTGTACAAGTTCTTTGATGCCACATAG